A window from Centropristis striata isolate RG_2023a ecotype Rhode Island chromosome 2, C.striata_1.0, whole genome shotgun sequence encodes these proteins:
- the nod2 gene encoding nucleotide-binding oligomerization domain-containing protein 2 yields the protein MFAQELVLRQRTEILHALCSSGSAERLEQVLDILLSQGELTWEDYQNIQVPGRTLYNSARQLLDLVYTKGVDTCRICLAALKQVLPEAQGVCLSYSECCTNLEEKQENQNTCTETILTQRPNLVNKLQGCIDGALNALVTSGHFTSVDCDEVQLPVYTPSQQARHLLDHVRSKGESAAKVILKYIEQKQESGSPVNQEKWTPPKEVLKYQKKLSSSVSAQSCFLSTYGGTSHMSLDDIYTEGQLELAHDCADVHGPLGLEDIVGAAGTVNKEADTVLVCGEAGSGKSTLLQRLHLLWARGAALQNFLLLFPFSCRRLNTEQREMSVQELLFQHCCWPDREQEEIFQFILDHPHLILFTFDGLDELKQSFSDEHRVCCPTQPAPVHVLLFNLIQGSLMKGVRKVVTSRPEAVGPVLKKHLCKEVLLQGFSPSGIDCFVKKHHSDPTVAAKVLESLQTNTALLGLCHSPVLCWIVSQCHKELLGCGEGSPQTITDVYLMILQHFLQHQSSLKSTTGLGWLQEHLKTVLHLGKLAFDGIGATCYIFSGTDLETCGVTEKDICMGFLIQSKDISSTNSKRYEFLHVTMQCFFAALYIVLSNNIDRSTIPKLFEPQHIRDTGLSSTCFMACLPSTDQQKLPLEAGDVAAETPNLQIAATFVSGLLSQRHRTLWLHCCPSAVMEKKVRQVARCLSKGMQKHFKSIPRAVEGEKKSMHAMPGFVWLIKCIYEMQESRIAKDAMSKLQVDHLKLTYCKIGPVECTALAYVLQHLRDPVGLQLDNNSVGDVGVEQLLPCMHICNSLYLRNNNITDEGIRKLLAKGIQCDNFRKIALFNNKLTDACTQHFSHLLKTKQDFLSIRLGNNNITEEGAKQLAEGLKLNRSLQYLGLWGNRIGDAGAEALADALESSKTLVWLSLVGNSVGSTGACALANIIKNSTSLEEIWLTDNCITRTGVECLIQALQLNTHVKSVWLRNNDLSLEEVEEMTQRESRLTF from the exons ATGTTTGCCCAGGAGCTTGTGCTGAGACAACGGACAGAGATACTGCATGCACTGTGCAGCAGCGGGTCAGCTGAACGTCTGGAACAGGTGCTGGATATACTGCTGTCCCAGGGGGAGCTCACATGGGAGGACTACCAGAACATACAGGTACCGGGAAGGACGCTGTACAACAGTGCCAGACAGCTGCTCGACCTGGTTTATACAAAGGGTGTGGATACCTGCCGGATCTGCCTTGCTGCTCTCAAACAGGTCCTGCCTGAAGCGCAGGGAGTTTGCCTTTCATATTCAGAATGCTGTACAAATCTAGAGGAAAAACAAGAGAACCAGAACACATGTACTGAGACTATTCTGACTCAAAGGCCAAATCTGGTCAACAAGCTACAAGGCTGCATTGATGGTGCTCTAAATGCCCTTGTCACATCAGGACACTTCACCTCAGTAGACTGCGATGAAGTGCAGCTACCTGTATACACCCCCTCTCAGCAG GCAAGGCATTTGCTTGACCATGTCAGATCAAAAGGGGAATCAGCGGCAAAGGTTATACTGAAGTACATTGAACAAAAACAGGAATCTGGATCTCCAGTGAACCAGGAGAAATGGACTCCTCCCAAAG AGGTCTTAAAGTATCAGAAGAAGCTCAGCAGTTCTGTATCTGCTCAGTCTTGCTTTCTCAGTACTTATGGAGGCACCAGCCACATGTCTCTGGATGACATCTACACTGAAGGCCAGCTGGAACTTGCTCATGACTGTGCTGATGTTCATGGGCCTTTGGGCCTGGAGGACATAGTTGGTGCAGCGGGTACAGTGAACAAGGAGGCCGACACGGTGCTAGTGTGTGGGGAGGCAGGCAGTGGGAAGAGCACCTTACTCCAGAGGCTGCACCTGCTTTGGGCTCGGGGGGCAGCTCTCCAGAACTTCCTCCTTCTGTTTCCATTCAGCTGTCGCAGGTTGAACACAGAGCAACGGGAAATGTCAGTCCAGGAGTTACTGTTTCAGCACTGCTGCTGGCCTGACAGGGAGCAGGAGGAAATTTTCCAGTTCATCCTGGACCACCCACATCTCATCCTGTTCACTTTTGATGGCCTTGATGAGCTCAAGCAGAGCTTTTCAGATGAGCACAGGGTCTGCTGCCCCACACAGCCTGCTCCTGTTCACGTACTATTGTTCAACTTAATCCAGGGTTCCCTAATGAAGGGAGTGCGGAAAGTGGTGACCAGTCGCCCAGAGGCAGTGGGCCCCGTGTTGAAGAAACACCTCTGCAAAGAGGTCCTCCTGCAAGGCTTTTCCCCAAGTGGGATTGACTGCTTTGTGAAGAAACACCACAGTGACCCCACTGTGGCTGCTAAAGTTTTGGAGTCTCTACAGACAAACACAGCTTTACTTGGACTGTGTCATAGTCCAGTCCTCTGCTGGATTGTCTCACAGTGCCATAAGGAGCTGCTAGGCTGTGGAGAGGGCAGCCCACAAACCATCACAGATGTTTACCTCATGATCTTACAGCACTTTTTGCAGCACCAAAGCTCCCTGAAGAGCACCACAGGGCTAGGTTGGCTTCAGGAGCACCTAAAAACAGTGTTGCATCTAGGAAAGCTTGCCTTTGATGGGATAGGAGCCACCTGTTACATCTTCTCAGGTACAGACCTGGAGACTTGTGGTGTAACTGAGAAGGATATCTGCATGGGCTTTCTCATACAAAGCAAAGATATATCCTCAACCAACAGTAAACGCTATGAATTCCTTCATGTGACTATGCAATGTTTCTTTGCTGCTCTGTACATCGTTTTGTCAAATAACATTGACCGCTCAACTATCCCCAAGCTCTTTGAGCCCCAGCACATTAGAGATACAGGTCTGAGCAGCACATGTTTCATGGCCTGCTTGCCGTCTACTGACCAACAAAAGCTGCCTTTAGAGGCGGGAGATGTAGCAGCTGAAACACCAAATCTCCAAATCGCAGCCACCTTTGTGTCTGGACTGCTGTCCCAGCGCCATCGCACCCTGTGGCTCCACTGCTGCCCCAGTGCTGTGATGGAGAAGAAGGTCAGACAGGTGGCTCGATGTCTGTCCAAAGGCATGCAGAAACACTTTAAGTCAATCCCTCGAGCTGTAGAAGGGGAGAAAAAGAGCATGCATGCAATGCCCGGCTTTGTCTGGCTTATCAAATGTATCTATGAGATGCAGGAGAGCAGGATTGCTAAAGATGCTATGAGTAAGCTACAGGTGGACCACCTGAAACTGACCTACTGTAAGATCGGCCCTGTAGAGTGCACTGCTCTAGCCTACGTGCTCCAGCATTTAAGGGATCCTGTCGGCCTCCAGCTGGACAACAACTCCGTAGGCGATGTTGGAGTGGAGCAGCTTCTTCCCTGCATGCACATTTGTAACTCCCTCTA CCTCAGAAATAATAACATTACAGATGAAGGGATCCGCAAACTGCTGGCTAAAGGTATCCAGTGTGACAACTTCAGGAAAATTGC GCTCTTCAACAACAAGCTAACTGATGCTTGCACACAGCACTTCTCTCATCTATTGAAGACCAAGCAGGATTTCCTTTCTATAAG GCTTGGCAACAATAACATAACAGAAGAAGGTGCAAAGCAGCTGGCAGAGGGACTGAAATTAAACCGTTCACTGCAATATTTAGG GCTTTGGGGCAACAGGATAGGTGATGCAGGAGCAGAGGCTCTTGCAGACGCCCTAGAGAGCAGCAAAACTCTGGTGTGGCTTAG CCTGGTGGGCAACAGTGTGGGGA